The Hordeum vulgare subsp. vulgare chromosome 7H, MorexV3_pseudomolecules_assembly, whole genome shotgun sequence DNA window acgagcaagacgtgagcaaaccccagaattgtatgggtgttggattcgttcaaatcacatggtgatgtgaactacattattcactctagtgcaagtgggacactgttggaaatatgccctagaggcaataataaattagttattgttatatttctttgttcatgataatcgtttattatccatgctataattgtattgaatgaaaatataggtacatgtgtggatacatagacaaaacaatgtccctagcaagcctctagttggctagctagttgatcaaggatagtcaaggttttctgactatgtgcaaagtgttgttgcttgataactggatcacatcattaggagaatcatgtgatggactagacccaaactattaacgtagcatattgatcgtgtcgttttattgctactgttttctgcgtgtcaagtatttattcctatgaccatgagatcatataactcactggcaccggaggaataccttgtgtgtatcaaacgtcacaacgtaactgggtgactataaaggtgctctacaggtatctccgaaggtgtccgttgagttagtatggatcaagactgggatttgtcactccgtgtgacggagaggtatctcggggcccactcggtaatacaagatcacacacaagccgtgcaagcaatgtgactaagtgtaagtcacgggatcttgtattacaaaacgagtaaagagacttgccggtaacaagattgaaatagttgtgcggataccgacgatcaaatctcgggcaagtaacataccgaaggacaaagtgaatgacatacgggattatatgaatccttggcaccgaggttcaaccggtaagatcttcggagaatatgtaggatccaatatgggcatccaggtcccgctattggatattgaccgaggagtgcctcgtgtcatgtctacatagttctcgaacccacagggtctgcacacttaaggttcggcgctgttttagtatagttgagttatatgcgtcgttaccgaatgttgttcggagtcccggatgagatcacggacgtcacgagggtttccagaatggtccagaaacgaagattgatatataggatggtttcatttggttaccgggaagtttcgggcaattccggcagtgtaccgggagtgacgaatgggttccggcagttcaccgggaggggcccacccacccgagagtgagtccaaggccatagggtggcgccacaagtccctagtgggctggtggagtcagcccaaggggcccatggcgccacaaaaaaaatagcaaagaaaagaaaaaggggaaagGAAAATGGGGAGGTGGGaatgaaggagtggactccttccaccaaaccgaattgaggtgggagtccacctctcccttggctggcgcaccccttgagggctaagcctcctccccctccctcctgtatatagtggtcttttagggctaatttgagacaacttttgccacgtgcatctcaaccctagaccacatagttctacctctagatcgtatttctgcggagctcaggcggagccctggaggagtagatcatcaccaccaccggagcgccgtcatgctgccggagaactcatctacttctccgccttccttgctggatcaagaaggccgagatcatcgtcaggatgtacgtgtgctgaacgcggatgtgtcgtccgttcggcgctagatcggagcggatcgtgggacggatcgcgggacggttcgtggggcggatcgagggacgtgaagacgttccactacatcaaccgcgtttcttaacgcttcctgctgtgcgatctacaagggtacgtagatccaaatctcctctcgtagatggacatcaccatgataggtctccgtctgcgtaggaaattttttggttcccatgcaacgttccccgacagGTGCCCGTGCTCACCCGCTCCCGAACGAGGTGCGGGGAGTCACATTCGTGGACCGACGGTTGCTGCATGGCCGGAAAGCTCTCTGGAAGCGTCCAGACGGCCGTCTCATCCTCCTCGGTCTCGACTGTGCCAGCCGGCACAATCCGCACCAGCTCTTGCATGGATGGGGTGCAGGGATCATGGCACGCCGAGGGATATATCTCATCGACGATGTCGCATGTACCTGCACCACCAATTCTGCCTCCCTTTGTCGCTGCCGACGATGGCGCATCTTACGGGCGATGTTCCCCGGCTTGCAAGACGAAGGAGAGTAAGGGCCGCCAACGGACGAGGCGGACTACGTCTCCGTCACGGCGGTCGTGGACGAGCTGGAAGACATCACGACGACGGATCGGTACAGGTGGTGAGGATGGAGAACAAGGGTGCTGGGCGACGAGGGGTCGGGCGTGGGAAATGTTGTAGgatggcgggaggaggaggaagggtttaGGGGATTTGTTGTAATTTAAGATATGGTCGGGCTATCGGGTCCAATGTGGCGGGCGAGCCTGGGTGCACCCGGGCTCGTCCATATTCGCCCCGTATTTGGGCTGAAAATGGAAGGTGCCGGTCAGCCCGGACATTTGAGACCGGTTTGACGAAAAAGGGTTTCCCCCCGCTTTGTATTATAAAGCAACCAACCGATACACCCAGGTCGCTGGGGCCACAACGCAATCAAGCCCAAAagagaaataaaagaaataaaagagaaagaaaTGCCGACACCGGCAAATTGACAAGGAAAAGAAGACCAGCAAATGCTGCACCCGCCGGAGAAGTAACATCGTGTCCCAACATTCCAAAGCGTCGCACACCAaacaacacctccaagaaggaatgCGACGATGCCGCCACCATTGCCCGAAcatatcctagggtttcccccggtacgTGGAGGGTATTGGAGGAGAAATATCCCCGACGCCCACGTCGGTGACGGCAAGCCGCCAGGGAATTCTCCCgatccacaaccaccaccaccaccatcccaGAGACTTCGTCGTGCACCACCCACTCATCCGCCCACCAGTATGTGCCAGCACGATTATCGGACCACCCTCGCCATCTCACTGGAGCTGCCAACACGAGGCCTGGAGGAGTAAAGGAGATAACGGCCACGGGAGCGACCACAACTCGATCGGGGGGAGGGGACAACCTCCATCGCCAATGAGGGGTCGATCGGACGCGGAGACGAGGACTTGTCAGACCCGACAGCCCGGTCGGGCCCACTTGGGCTTGGACAATCCCTATCCCCGCGCTGCAACTCGCCGATCGATGACGTGAACACCACCGCagaccgccgccgcctcgccccacCACCAGGGAGCAGCACCGCCGAGCGTCGAGCACCGAGCCACTGGCCTGGCCAAACCCAGATGGGGCCCAAACGGGCCCATATCTGGGTCTGGCGGGCGCCTCCGTCTGCCAGCGCCGCCCCACGACCATCGGCCGTGCCGCCGCGTCGAGAGCCACCACGACACCGCCTCCAACGGGCCACACCGATGTCGGCCGAAGCGCACCGCCGCCAGCCGCCATCGCCCGAGCAGGGGCAGCGCGCGCGCGGGGAAGGACAGACCCGCCGCCGCCTGCACCATGCGGGCAGGGCCCGGCAGCGCGTGCTCGCGGCgttgaggggaggggagggagagggggagcgctggaaggagggagggggaggagcccCGGCCCCCTTGCTCGCGGAAACGACGCGGGGGAGGGACAAGGGGTAGATGGCCGAGCTGTTCTCCTTTGAGGCCGGTATAAGGGGCTGTTTTGGTCGAATTTTTGTGACCGGTCACTAACCGGACGGCCTGGCCGGACGTTTGAAACGAGTTTGAGGGGTCCggtttgtagatgctctaagccgCCGTTTCGTTATGAAGTTTTTATAACTTAATTAATAAAAAACGTTAAATGGATTTTACCTTCGCGTTATAATTTTCATAGCTTCTGACTCTGACGGGCGTCACTAAATAGGCACATTGTCATCCAAGCTTTAGACTGATTGCTACGCTAAGAGCGCGTTAATCATCGTTCTCCCTCTTGGAGGCGCCCGGGAGCCTCTCCTCTCGTGCATGCGGCGCCCTGCATGTTAACCCGTTCCATTCCACCACCTTCCCAGCTGCCACCCACCCTCCGGTCGCGTCGTGGCCTCTCCTTTCCTTCCCGCTATTTAAACCACACACACGCCCACCCAAATCTAAACCCCTCGCCTCATTGGCTAGCTAGCAGCAGCCTAGTACTACAACTACAAGGTCGATCGGGCTAGCTAGAGGGTCTAGAGATCGTTCGATCACACACTGACCGATCCATCACTGCGACTGCGTGCCTGGCTGCTCGGTGCCTAGCTCGGTCGAAGCAGAAGCTACGGTCACCATGGCCAAGAAGGTAGACGAAGAACATAACTACTACAGCGACTGGGCCGACATCGCCCACGGCGTCGACGCCGACGGCCGCGCCACGGAGCTGCGGCCGCTGGCGCTGTCACGGCCGCACACGCAGGCGTTCCACCTCGCCTGGCTCTCCCTCTTCGCCTGCTTCTTCGCCGCCTTCGCCGCGCCGCCCATCCTCCCGGCGCTGCGGCCGGCGCTCGTCCTCGCGCCGTCCGACGCCTCCGCGGCCGCCGTCGCCTCGCTCTCGGCCGCCCTCGTCGGCCGCCTTGCCATGGGCCCCGCCTGCGACCTCCTCGGCCCGCGCCGGGCGTCGGGGGCCGCCAGCCTCGTCTGCGCGCTCGCGCTCGCCCTCGCCGCCGTGTACGCGTCCTCGCCCGCGGGCTTCGTCGCGCTGCGCTTCTGCGCGGGCCTCTCGCTCTCCAACTTCGTCGCCAACCAGCACTGGATGTCCCGCATCTTCGCGCCCTCCGGCGTCGGCCTCGCCAACGCCGTGGCCGCTGGCTGGGCCAACGTCGGCAGCGCCGCCGCGCAGGTCGTCATGCCGCTCGCCTACGACTTCATCGTGCTCCGCCTCGGCGTGCCCATCACCGTCGCGTGGCGCGTCGCCTACCTTATCCCGTGCGCAATGCTCATCACCACCGGCCTCGCCGTGCTCGCCTTCCCATACGATCTCCCGAGCGGCTGCGCCTACGGTGGAGGCGCCAAAGGCGGCAAAGGGGAGGGCTTCTGGAAGGTGGTGCGAGGGGGAGTGTGCGACTATCGGGCGTGGGTGCTGGCGCTCACCTACGGCTACTGCTACGGCGTGGAGCTCATCATGGAGAACGTGGCGGCCGACTTCTTCCGCAGACGGTTCCGGCTGCCCATGGAGGCTGCCGGCGCCGCCGCAGCGTGCTTCGGCGTGATGAACACCGTGGCGCGGCCGGCGGGAGGGGTAGCGTCCGACGAGGTGGGAAGGCGCTTCGGTATGCGGGGGAGGCTGTGGGCGCTATGGGCCGTGCAAAGCACCGGCGCGGTCCTTTGCGTTCTGGTTGGCAGGATGGGTGCCACGGAGGCTCCGTCGCTGGCGGCCACGATGGCAGTGATGGTGGCCTGCGGGGCGTTCGTGCAGGCTGCATCAGGGCTTACCTTCGGCATCGTTCCCTTCGTCTCCAAGAGGTAAAGAAATTTTCCGCTTAATCCTTTAccaacctactccctccgttcataaatataagtctttttaaagattttattaaatgactacatacggagcaaaatgaatgaatctatattctaaagtatgtctatatacatccgtatgtagtcttttagtaaaacgtcttaaaagacttatatttaggaatggagggagtacatattaTACTAGCATTTAGCTTGTTTATAATTATGAAATATTTATGGTTATAACGTTTTATGTATAAATATTACATGGTACACTTACATATATACtctctccctccgttcctaaatataagtcttttaaaaaatttcactagatgactacatacgaagcaaaatgaatgaatctacatgtaaagtatgtctatatacatccgtatgtagttctctAGTAGAATctgtagaaagacttatatttagaaacggagggagtagttacgtTTTTATATACATGTATATATTCGACGATGACCACATGGTGTATGTGGTAATTAAGCAACCTCAAAACAGGGAAAAAATTATGCAAGTTGACGATGCatggatgaaaagatgaagctggTAGCTACCTAGCGTAAGATGAAAGGTGTTGAGTACTTGACTAGCTAACAGCGCCCACAGCCACGAGTTAGCTAGGAGGATTCGCGCCGACGTCCGGTGGATCTAAAAGAATCTAAAACAGAATCCGTGTGCAGTAACACAGTGTCGCTGACGTCGACGTTGCTTTCTTGCGTTTATTCAAAGATAGGAACTCGCGGAGATTCCTGGTAGAATTAGTTGAAATCCCATTTATACACATAAAGAGACGCTCCATGTTGCTTAGAGTAATGATACATCTACGAAGACTTACTTAAAAATTTTATGTATAAACTGATGTGTACGATTTTAATTAATAATTAAGAGATGAGGGGTCCACCCCTACAAAAAATctaaaagaaagagaagaattaGTTTGAAAGATTAAGTATTAATATGTGTTGAGGTGTGGTGAGTACCATGCATTTGGGTGGAGGCCGGCAATGAAGGAGTCGCTGTTTTGTTTTAGACCATGTGCGTCTAGAGAGCTAATATAAGGGGTCTCCTTTGGTCGCAAGTTAAGAAACAAAACAACTAAGTTAAGATTATGATGCAGCTAATTATGACACAACTTGCTAAAAAAACCAACCAAATTTTCTATGTACTCACACAATAAGCAGGTAATCTCATATAACTAAGTGATCATCTTAATCCATTTGTATTAGCATGTAAACATGTCACCTTGATGTGCAACTATGCAAGTGAAAGGTCCACTCAACATATAATGTTGCACAGAAAAGACTTAGTCATTTCCACTACATTatgctatttatattcaaaaaatCTTTATGACTACAATAATCAGATACTCCCTCCCATCCAAATTACCTCACGAGCTttagtataattttatactaAAGTTGCACTAAAGTTGAGTCAATTTATTTGGATCACAGGGAgtataatagatcatacatatattCAATTTTTATTCTCATACTGTTAATCAAAATATTCATGTTTCATACAACTAAATGTCATTTAAAATATATCATCTAGTTAAATTGGATTTGTGGATTAAACGATGCAGGTCGATGGGCGTGGTGTCTGGTATGACGGCGAGCGGCGGGGCTGTCGGTGCGATCGTGACGAACCGGTTGTTCTTCAACAGCTCTAGGTACACGGTGGAGGAGTCCATCTCCTACACCGGCCTCACCAGCCTCCTTTGCACGCTCCCCGTGGTGCTCATCTATTTCCCACGCtcgggaggaatgctttgtggccCCTCGGAGTCCGACACCGACGACCATGATGgtcacgatgatgacgatgatgtaaACAAGGATGATGGTTACATGCTTCTGAAATGATGTGGTAGCTGATTAGCTTAGCTTGTAAATATAAGAATAGGTACATGCTTTTGAAATGGAAATGAAACCTCCACATGATCTCTCAAGACTCTGAACTACATGTGATGACTTATTGGACTAATAGTGGTAGGCTAAGGGCAAGGGTGAGCCCCCATGTGTCCTTCCCATTTGTCCATTTGGTGGTAAAAGTGGAGCTATTTTTTTACCATGGTACCCAAGGGAACTTTCCATTTGTTCATTTTTAGGATCGAGTTTTTAAGCACTAGAGGGGGTGGGACCTTGGATAGTCATATCAAAAAATATTATAGCTATTTTCACTGGGCAGTTGTTAAGAAACAACTTTCTAGGATGTTCTTTGGAGCACTTGACAAGTGAGGGCATGTTCAACGCCAACCCACAAATCGAACACCGTATCCATGTGCGGACCAATCTAGGCAGGGGTCCGAACACTGACATGGGATCCGGCCATCAAAAGCTAGTCGCAAAGATTTGGTCATATTTGATGCAAATTTAAACAAACCAAACAACTTACATTCAAATTTagataaaacaaaaacaaatgatttgCATCTAAACCGAAGCATATTCATTACATTTTCGGCATAATTTTAACTAACCCATGTTCTAACCTAGTCTAAATGATCAAAGCGCGGAGCTAGGATTTAGACTTGAAAGGGACGGAGAACAATACAATCGCATAAATATATAATATCAAAATATATCAAGACTCATTTATTGTTTGTGTCTTCCCCTCAAGTCTTGTGCTCTAGCAAAATTTTATGAGAAAGTGCATATTTTTGCTGGAATTTGATCTATGTATGGGTCAACCCAATAACAAGTTTCAGAATTCCTGATAAATCCTAGAGGCTCACTTAGCCCATTCATGCAAGGCAAGCGGTGGgactaaagtttagtcccacattacTCATTTGgtaggagttggacctccttataagggaggatgtttccccaCATGTATGAGCAGGAGAACAAAAGAGACATACACGCAGGCTCCTCCTCCACGACCACCTCGCCACGCCTCGCCTCACCTCGTCATGTCACACCACGGGTTACGGAAATGAGCTGAGTTGATGTCTAAATTTTGCTGCTCACCTCCTTCTCTTGTACCTATAAAAGGAAGGTCACTCCTCTCCAGAGAGACACTCACGTCGTCGAGTTCCAATCTCTGATCTACTACTAGGTTCTTCCCCATCCTGGCTTGCGGAgtgcaggagaaggagaagcgtgataaggtttttggggagcgctcttcGCGACTACTGGCGTCTTCATCACGGACGTCGACGACCACTTCCCACACGACGACTTGGTCCCACTCTTCGTGACTACTAGCGCCCTCATCACGGACGCCGACCACCACTTCCAGGATGACAACTTCATCCCAACGTCAACAACCTCTTCGACTATTTGGCCGGAAGACGTCAACGCCAATCCCATTgttgctgcaactcagtacgtgtCCGTGCTCTTTTTGTTTGAGTTCCTACCACAACTTTTTGTTCTAGTTTCTATTCTAAATATGTTCTGTTCATACTCACCACTTTAGATGCTATTTCCATAGTCTTTGTATGATTGCATGGCTTGTCTTATAACTGCTATGATAGTCATGATTTATCTACTATTTTTGTTATTAAAATcatatggtaaattgctcatatatcCAACAATCCAAAACCTTATTATAGGAaatttaccccgagtggttttgctgcttcCATAAGGCCTCCTACGTTTGAGGGTGTGCACAATAAGAGGTGGCGTGTGAGGGCATTTCTATCGTTTCGAACCATGAGCTGCTTtgacgccactcttggcaaacctgaaggaaTTCTTGATCCTCAAGAGGAACACGCTTTTTAGAAAATTGATACCTTTTAAAAGACTGCTCTCTTGAgtgttcttggtgagaacatagttgatgcttatgcgtcaattgacAATGAAaaaagatatgtgggatgcaGTCGAGGCCAAGTTTGGGGTATCGGATGCCCGCACTGAACTGTATATCATAGAACAATTCTATGATTACAGGATGACTGATGAGTgctccgtggttgagcaagctcacaagatgacatcatttgctagagaacttgagcacttcgaTTGTACGTTACTGGATAAGTTTGTTGCCGGATGTATCATCACTAAGCTTCCTCCTTTTttgaggaactttgctacctctCTAAAGCATAAGAGGCAAGAGTTTCCCATTTCGGATATCattggtactcttgatgtggaagaaaaggcgagagcaaaatACATAAGTGATCAAGGTATTCAGGGAGGTACCATTCCAATCTgctacaaaagaaaaacttccagccccacaaATTCAAGAACAAGGGAAATTTTGATGGTAAGGGAAAGTTTGATCGGAAGAACAGGCTTCAaagcacaccaacttcaagaagaagagcgacaagaagaaaggtgtttgtcatgtgtgcggagatcctgatcattgggtACCTAGTTGCCCTAACCGTTATGACAAGCGTTAACATGGGAAAGGCGACAAGATCACCAATGTTGTCATTGGTGGCGCTGAGATGAAGAATGTTGGGTACTATATACTTCCCACTATTCCCTTAGTATGCCGTTCCCCtgattggttgattgacacgagtgctaatgtgcatgtatggggtgatatttccatgttttcttcTTATCAGGTCGCAGGGACTACTTTCGGGCTGATGGGTAATGGTTCAAGTGCTTCTGTTCATGGTGTTGGCGCAGTCGATCAGAAGTTTACTTCAGGGAATatcgtgcggctgaagaacgtacattatgtcccctccgtctataaaaatcttgttagagtatcccttctgtgtagagatggCTGCAAGCTTGTTTTTGAGtccaataaatttgtaatatcccaGTATGGAAATTTTATTGGTAAAGGTATGAGTGAGGAGGCTTGTTCATACTATCATTGTCATATGTTTCTAATAATGTTATTAATCATGTTTGCAACAATAGTGAATCAGATTTGTGGCATTCACATCtctgtcatgttaattttggttgtaTGACGTGGCTAGCCAAGTTAAAATTCTATCAATCTCAAATTTGTTGTtttcaagggatctaagtgtcaagtttgtgtgcaagctaagcaacctcgtaagtctcatacAAGTGCAGAAAGAAGAAATCTTGTGccac harbors:
- the LOC123409339 gene encoding probable high-affinity nitrate transporter 2.4 — its product is MAKKVDEEHNYYSDWADIAHGVDADGRATELRPLALSRPHTQAFHLAWLSLFACFFAAFAAPPILPALRPALVLAPSDASAAAVASLSAALVGRLAMGPACDLLGPRRASGAASLVCALALALAAVYASSPAGFVALRFCAGLSLSNFVANQHWMSRIFAPSGVGLANAVAAGWANVGSAAAQVVMPLAYDFIVLRLGVPITVAWRVAYLIPCAMLITTGLAVLAFPYDLPSGCAYGGGAKGGKGEGFWKVVRGGVCDYRAWVLALTYGYCYGVELIMENVAADFFRRRFRLPMEAAGAAAACFGVMNTVARPAGGVASDEVGRRFGMRGRLWALWAVQSTGAVLCVLVGRMGATEAPSLAATMAVMVACGAFVQAASGLTFGIVPFVSKRSMGVVSGMTASGGAVGAIVTNRLFFNSSRYTVEESISYTGLTSLLCTLPVVLIYFPRSGGMLCGPSESDTDDHDGHDDDDDVNKDDGYMLLK